TCGATCGCGTCGTACGCCGACGTGCTGGTGCGCCTGCCCCAGGTGCCGGTGCTGCTCCAGCCGCTGGTGGCGGTGGTGCCGCTGCAGCTCTTCGCCTGCGAGCTGGCCACCGCGATGGGCCACGACGTCGACCAGCCGCGCAACCTCGCCAAGTCCGTCACGGTCGAGTGAGCGCGCCGTGCCCGTGATCGGCGTCGGCATCGACGTCTGCGACATCGAGCGGTTCGCCGAGTCCCTCGAGCGCACCCCCGCCCTGCGCGAACGCCTCTTCACCCCCGCCGAGGCCACCCGCCCGCTGGCGTCGCTGGCGGCCCGCTTCGCCGCCAAGGAGGCGCTGGCCAAGGCCCTCGGCGCGCCCATCGGGATGGCGTGGCACGACTGCGAGGTCGTCAACGAGTCCTCCGGCCGCCCGCTGCTCGAGATCCGCGGCACCGTGCTGGCCCGCGCCGACGCCCTCGGCGTCGCCCACCTGCACCTGTCGCTCTCCCACGACGCCGGCATCGCCTCCGCCGTGGTGGTCCTCGAGGCGTGACCCTGAGGGTGACTCCTGCGTCACCCTCAGGGGCACGACCCGGTGCCGGTGCGGAGGACGCCCAGGCGCAGCAGGTCGTGGGCGACCCGGTAGGCCTCCTCGCGCAGCTCGCGGGCGGTGCAGCGCACCACGATCCGGTCGGTGGAGACCAGGGAGCGCTCCCGAGCGATGTCGTCCTCCCAGTTCTCGGCGTGCATGTGGAACGCGCCGTCGATCTCCAGCACCAGCACGCCACCGCCAGGTAGATCCCACTCGCAGTCGGTGTAGCGCAGCCGCCCGTCCGATCCGCGCCGACGTACCTGCCGGTGCGGCGGCGTCAGCCCGTGCTCGCGACACAGCCGGGCCACGTCGAGCTCGGAGACCGAACGGGCCCCGCCCTCGATCTCGTCGAGCGCAGTCCGCAAGAGCCCCGCCCAGCGCAGCGGCCGCATCCGGCGCACCCACTCGTGCAACCGCTCCGGGGTGGTCAGCTGCTGCTGGACCACGGCGGCCAGCACTCCCTGCGCCGTACGCCGCGAGTGCTGGTAGTCCGCGAAGTGCAGCACCGCCGGCTCGAGCCGCATCACCGGCAGGTGGCTGGAC
This Nocardioides dokdonensis FR1436 DNA region includes the following protein-coding sequences:
- a CDS encoding holo-ACP synthase; amino-acid sequence: MPVIGVGIDVCDIERFAESLERTPALRERLFTPAEATRPLASLAARFAAKEALAKALGAPIGMAWHDCEVVNESSGRPLLEIRGTVLARADALGVAHLHLSLSHDAGIASAVVVLEA